Sequence from the bacterium genome:
GGCAAATGTGCTGAAGAAAATCCAGATTTAACCTATAGCCTTATCAAAGAAATATTTATAGGAATAGAAGAATTGGAACAGGGTGAAAAGTCAGAATATAGGTTTGGATAGCATGGATGAAAATCTACCAATCAAAAATTTTCGAAAGTAAAGCTAAAAGGTTTTCAAAACAAGAAAAAGAAATATTGGATGAAGAGGTTAAAAGAATAATAGAAAATCCTTTGGTTGGAGAAGAAAAGAGAGGAGACCTTCGTGGTATATACATTCACAAGTTCAAAATTAAAGCTCTCCAATACCTCCTTTCCTACAGAATGATTAACGATGAATTAGAATTGATTATGATTGGTTCACACGAAAATTACTATCGCGATTTGAAAAAATATTTGAAGAGAAGATAAAATGAAAAAAACAAGGGTAGGCATAATATTTGGCTCAAGGTCTGTTGAGCATGAGGTTTCTGTCATCACAGCCTATCAGGTAATTGAGGCAATTGATAAAGAAAAATATGAGCCAATTCCTATTTATATTACAAAAGATGGGA
This genomic interval carries:
- a CDS encoding type II toxin-antitoxin system RelE/ParE family toxin — encoded protein: MKIYQSKIFESKAKRFSKQEKEILDEEVKRIIENPLVGEEKRGDLRGIYIHKFKIKALQYLLSYRMINDELELIMIGSHENYYRDLKKYLKRR